A portion of the Poecilia reticulata strain Guanapo linkage group LG23, Guppy_female_1.0+MT, whole genome shotgun sequence genome contains these proteins:
- the gsap gene encoding gamma-secretase-activating protein isoform X2 — MLKLKEQFNLQRDVVFDLLKKEASVCRVKEYSEDVDTRILNIERDGSVLYSWKGATVTTRIGKYDPNTKQNKLLYTFDKQVCVSSCSLNKEETLLAVSLAQNTSGQERLKPISKCLTLLIEIHPINNTKVLKAVDCRVKVQFLHQQTEVKSALESHLLLFAEDGYVDLYHVLLSKHEGYRVVISNPERMSRTAERIVEDFCWAQWDGHTQRLYCLTRKDKFVLRCIQFYPNQSCDSVFELVLKLPANAFHTVRFVSLGFDHYHVEKPEQELVRMQVFTNQNGSMCVCYSHPLTDKQELTYVVVLVHKDCSKRFRVSLGNDALNSGRLHPLFIPIGYYILVYLQGCFLHCINTRQQELLCHSLFLTGQDVNLGAQLQSDALTVMHKDDESGVRLLELASGSIRTAELSPAYLLQILRSDARARCPSGRTDPRRLAALHCLLVFLGDDPKLELKVVEWLCDDMNTFESFDQIQEFILASLFRICYKKSLGLDKVLPYSCLFEKKEVPACLLELPGVLCTTELHIVPDFKGKAARLQGFWAELQWNTERTKCLNAASNPRYRTSHIRADWDKLRSESKASSHVNHLENTKKVLSVVDTWCLDKKLVPLFQEEDHQQRAFIGLTVDKLREHLNRYLPQLGKKKIDSLVVNYVAKLLELIRHMLESAWLKYKLGPHVLCLATKGGPAEWAVFHFMLRILECTQSLCLPLPPGYHTLFAVFAVRCLPHQTFLQYIDHGFLQLTETFVSRLMTDLDNSEANERLKFGVLKRLPKPMEQRIYHMWDHPVSSASISRDYVKTLLEKHSKNKGFVFAGREKPSFRPEFLPLTYLAKMLSDIESQALNPFEEKENVDARFVEESALMQTLIQLGFEEK; from the exons ATGCTAAAGCTGAAGGAACAGTTTAATCTCCAGAGAGACGTGGTGTTTGATCTTCTCAAGAAAGAGGCATCGGTGTGCAGGGTGAAAG AATACTCTGAAGATGTGGACACTCGCATCCTAAACATCGAAAGAGATGGGAGTGTACTTTACTCTTGGAAG GGAGCAACAGTCACCACAAGGATTGGGAAATATGACCCCAACACTAAACAGAACAAG CTCCTCTACACGTTCGACAAACAGGTCTGtgtcagcagctgctctctgaaCAAGGAGGAGACTCTACTAG cGGTCAGCTTGGCACAGAACACCAGTGGACAGGAGCGCCTCAAACCAA TATCAAAGTGTCTGACTCTGCTGATCGAGATTCACCCCATAAACAACACCAAGGTGCTCAAGGCGGTGGACTGCAGAGTCAAAGTGCAG TTCCTCCATCAACAAACCGAGGTGAAATCAGCGCTGGAGAgccatctgctgctgtttgctgaaGATGGAT ATGTGGATCTGTACCACGTGCTTCTGAGCAAACATGAAGGCTACAGAGTG GTGATCTCAAATCCTGAGCGCATGTCCAGGACGGCGGAGAGGATCGTAGAGGACTTCTGCTGGGCCCAGTGGGACGGACACACACAAAGGCTCTATTGCCTCACGCGCAAG GACAAGTTTGTGCTGAGATGCATCCAGTTTTACCCGAACCAAAGCTGTGACTCTGTG TTTGAGCTCGTTTTAAAGTTGCCTGCCAATGCGTTCCACACAGTCAG ATTTGTAAGTTTAGGTTTTGACCACTATCATGTGGAAAAACCTGAGCAGGAGCTCGTTAGGATGCAGGTGTTCACAAACCAAAACG GAAGCATGTGCGTTTGCTACAGCCACCCGCTGACGGACAAACAGGAACTGACCTACGTCGTGGTTTTAGTTCACAAAG ATTGCAGCAAGAGGTTCAGAGTGTCCCTCGGAAACGACGCGCTGAATTCGGGCCGGCTTCATCCGCTCTTCATCCCCATAG GCTACTACATCCTGGTGTATCTGCAGGGGTGTTTCCTGCACTGCATCAACACCAGGCAGCAGGAATTGCTGTGTCACTCCCTCTTCCTAACCG GTCAGGATGTCAACTTAGGCGCGCAGCTTCAGTCAGACGCCCTCACCGTGATGCACAAGGATGATGAAAGCGGTGTTCGCCTTCTGGAGCTGGCAAGTGGGTCGATTCGCACCGCTGAGCTTAGCCCGGCTTACCTGCTGCAGATCCTGAGATCAGACGCGCGTGCCCG GTGTCCCAGCGGTCGGACCGACCCCCGTCGCCTGGCTGCCCTCCACTGCCTGCTGGTTTTCCTGGGAGACGACCCGAAGCTGGAGCTGAAG GTTGTCGAATGGCTGTGTGACGACATGAACACCTTTGAATCCTTCGATCAGATCCAAGAGTTCATTTTAG CGTCTTTGTTTAGAATCTGCTATAAGAAGTCTCTTGGCCTGGATAAAGTCCTACCTTATTcctgtttgtttgaaaaaaag GAAGTCCCAGCCTGCCTGTTGGAGCTCCCTGGTGTTTTGTGTACCACAGAGCTGCACATTGTGCCTGATTTTAAGGGaaag GCCGCGCGGCTCCAAGGTTTCTGGGCAGAGCTGCAGTGGAACACAGAGAGGACGAAATGTTTGAACGCCGCTTCCAACCCAAGATACAGAACCTCACACATCCGGGCCGACTGGGATAAATTG cgGTCCGAGAGCAAAGCCTCCAGCCATGTGAATCACTTGGAGAACACAAAGAA GGTTCTTTCAGTGGTTGACACCTGGTGCCTCG ATAAAAAGCTGGTGCCACTTTTTCAAGAAGAGGACCATCAACAAAGGGCGTTCATCGGCCTG ACAGTCGACAAACTTCGAGAACATCTCAACAGATATCTGCCTCAACTGGGGAAGAAGAAGATCGACTCGCTGGTGGTCAACTATGTAGCCAAGCTG cTGGAGCTCATCAGACACATGCTGGAATCAGCCTGGCTGAAGTACAAACTTGGGCCTCATGTGTTGTGCTT GGCGACGAAGGGCGGCCCGGCCGAGTGGGCCGTATTTCACTTCATGCTTCGGATCCTGGAGTGCACCCAGAGCCTCTGCCTGCCTCTCCCACCTG GCTATCACAccctgtttgctgtgtttgctgTTCGTTGCCTACCTCATCAAACCTTTCTACAGTACATTGACCACGGTTTCCTGCAGCTCACTGAAACCTTTGTGTCTCGTCTCATGACAG ATTTGGACAACAGTGAAGCCAACGAGCGACTGAAGTTCGGCGTACTTAAGAGACTTCCCAAG cctATGGAGCAAAGGATCTACCATATGTGGGATCATCCTGTCAGCTCAGCCTCAATCTCCAGAGATTATGTCAAGACGCTGCTGGAGAAACACAGCAAGAATAAG GGATTTGTATTTGCTGGGCGAGAGAAACCCAGCTTCAGACCCGAGTTTCTTCCTCTAACCTATCTGGCAAAAATGCTCTCTGATATCGAGTCACAAG CTCTGAACCCTTTCGAGGAGAAGGAAAACGTGGATGCCAGGTTTGTGGAGGAGTCGGCTCTGATGCAGACGCTGATCCAGCTGGGCTTTGAGGAAAAATGA
- the gsap gene encoding gamma-secretase-activating protein isoform X1, translating into MLKLKEQFNLQRDVVFDLLKKEASVCRVKEYSEDVDTRILNIERDGSVLYSWKGATVTTRIGKYDPNTKQNKLLYTFDKQVCVSSCSLNKEETLLAVSLAQNTSGQERLKPISKCLTLLIEIHPINNTKVLKAVDCRVKVQFLHQQTEVKSALESHLLLFAEDGYVDLYHVLLSKHEGYRVVISNPERMSRTAERIVEDFCWAQWDGHTQRLYCLTRKDKFVLRCIQFYPNQSCDSVFELVLKLPANAFHTVRFVSLGFDHYHVEKPEQELVRMQVFTNQNERSMCVCYSHPLTDKQELTYVVVLVHKDCSKRFRVSLGNDALNSGRLHPLFIPIGYYILVYLQGCFLHCINTRQQELLCHSLFLTGQDVNLGAQLQSDALTVMHKDDESGVRLLELASGSIRTAELSPAYLLQILRSDARARCPSGRTDPRRLAALHCLLVFLGDDPKLELKVVEWLCDDMNTFESFDQIQEFILASLFRICYKKSLGLDKVLPYSCLFEKKEVPACLLELPGVLCTTELHIVPDFKGKAARLQGFWAELQWNTERTKCLNAASNPRYRTSHIRADWDKLRSESKASSHVNHLENTKKVLSVVDTWCLDKKLVPLFQEEDHQQRAFIGLTVDKLREHLNRYLPQLGKKKIDSLVVNYVAKLLELIRHMLESAWLKYKLGPHVLCLATKGGPAEWAVFHFMLRILECTQSLCLPLPPGYHTLFAVFAVRCLPHQTFLQYIDHGFLQLTETFVSRLMTDLDNSEANERLKFGVLKRLPKPMEQRIYHMWDHPVSSASISRDYVKTLLEKHSKNKGFVFAGREKPSFRPEFLPLTYLAKMLSDIESQALNPFEEKENVDARFVEESALMQTLIQLGFEEK; encoded by the exons ATGCTAAAGCTGAAGGAACAGTTTAATCTCCAGAGAGACGTGGTGTTTGATCTTCTCAAGAAAGAGGCATCGGTGTGCAGGGTGAAAG AATACTCTGAAGATGTGGACACTCGCATCCTAAACATCGAAAGAGATGGGAGTGTACTTTACTCTTGGAAG GGAGCAACAGTCACCACAAGGATTGGGAAATATGACCCCAACACTAAACAGAACAAG CTCCTCTACACGTTCGACAAACAGGTCTGtgtcagcagctgctctctgaaCAAGGAGGAGACTCTACTAG cGGTCAGCTTGGCACAGAACACCAGTGGACAGGAGCGCCTCAAACCAA TATCAAAGTGTCTGACTCTGCTGATCGAGATTCACCCCATAAACAACACCAAGGTGCTCAAGGCGGTGGACTGCAGAGTCAAAGTGCAG TTCCTCCATCAACAAACCGAGGTGAAATCAGCGCTGGAGAgccatctgctgctgtttgctgaaGATGGAT ATGTGGATCTGTACCACGTGCTTCTGAGCAAACATGAAGGCTACAGAGTG GTGATCTCAAATCCTGAGCGCATGTCCAGGACGGCGGAGAGGATCGTAGAGGACTTCTGCTGGGCCCAGTGGGACGGACACACACAAAGGCTCTATTGCCTCACGCGCAAG GACAAGTTTGTGCTGAGATGCATCCAGTTTTACCCGAACCAAAGCTGTGACTCTGTG TTTGAGCTCGTTTTAAAGTTGCCTGCCAATGCGTTCCACACAGTCAG ATTTGTAAGTTTAGGTTTTGACCACTATCATGTGGAAAAACCTGAGCAGGAGCTCGTTAGGATGCAGGTGTTCACAAACCAAAACG AAA GAAGCATGTGCGTTTGCTACAGCCACCCGCTGACGGACAAACAGGAACTGACCTACGTCGTGGTTTTAGTTCACAAAG ATTGCAGCAAGAGGTTCAGAGTGTCCCTCGGAAACGACGCGCTGAATTCGGGCCGGCTTCATCCGCTCTTCATCCCCATAG GCTACTACATCCTGGTGTATCTGCAGGGGTGTTTCCTGCACTGCATCAACACCAGGCAGCAGGAATTGCTGTGTCACTCCCTCTTCCTAACCG GTCAGGATGTCAACTTAGGCGCGCAGCTTCAGTCAGACGCCCTCACCGTGATGCACAAGGATGATGAAAGCGGTGTTCGCCTTCTGGAGCTGGCAAGTGGGTCGATTCGCACCGCTGAGCTTAGCCCGGCTTACCTGCTGCAGATCCTGAGATCAGACGCGCGTGCCCG GTGTCCCAGCGGTCGGACCGACCCCCGTCGCCTGGCTGCCCTCCACTGCCTGCTGGTTTTCCTGGGAGACGACCCGAAGCTGGAGCTGAAG GTTGTCGAATGGCTGTGTGACGACATGAACACCTTTGAATCCTTCGATCAGATCCAAGAGTTCATTTTAG CGTCTTTGTTTAGAATCTGCTATAAGAAGTCTCTTGGCCTGGATAAAGTCCTACCTTATTcctgtttgtttgaaaaaaag GAAGTCCCAGCCTGCCTGTTGGAGCTCCCTGGTGTTTTGTGTACCACAGAGCTGCACATTGTGCCTGATTTTAAGGGaaag GCCGCGCGGCTCCAAGGTTTCTGGGCAGAGCTGCAGTGGAACACAGAGAGGACGAAATGTTTGAACGCCGCTTCCAACCCAAGATACAGAACCTCACACATCCGGGCCGACTGGGATAAATTG cgGTCCGAGAGCAAAGCCTCCAGCCATGTGAATCACTTGGAGAACACAAAGAA GGTTCTTTCAGTGGTTGACACCTGGTGCCTCG ATAAAAAGCTGGTGCCACTTTTTCAAGAAGAGGACCATCAACAAAGGGCGTTCATCGGCCTG ACAGTCGACAAACTTCGAGAACATCTCAACAGATATCTGCCTCAACTGGGGAAGAAGAAGATCGACTCGCTGGTGGTCAACTATGTAGCCAAGCTG cTGGAGCTCATCAGACACATGCTGGAATCAGCCTGGCTGAAGTACAAACTTGGGCCTCATGTGTTGTGCTT GGCGACGAAGGGCGGCCCGGCCGAGTGGGCCGTATTTCACTTCATGCTTCGGATCCTGGAGTGCACCCAGAGCCTCTGCCTGCCTCTCCCACCTG GCTATCACAccctgtttgctgtgtttgctgTTCGTTGCCTACCTCATCAAACCTTTCTACAGTACATTGACCACGGTTTCCTGCAGCTCACTGAAACCTTTGTGTCTCGTCTCATGACAG ATTTGGACAACAGTGAAGCCAACGAGCGACTGAAGTTCGGCGTACTTAAGAGACTTCCCAAG cctATGGAGCAAAGGATCTACCATATGTGGGATCATCCTGTCAGCTCAGCCTCAATCTCCAGAGATTATGTCAAGACGCTGCTGGAGAAACACAGCAAGAATAAG GGATTTGTATTTGCTGGGCGAGAGAAACCCAGCTTCAGACCCGAGTTTCTTCCTCTAACCTATCTGGCAAAAATGCTCTCTGATATCGAGTCACAAG CTCTGAACCCTTTCGAGGAGAAGGAAAACGTGGATGCCAGGTTTGTGGAGGAGTCGGCTCTGATGCAGACGCTGATCCAGCTGGGCTTTGAGGAAAAATGA
- the LOC103459436 gene encoding C-X-C chemokine receptor type 5-like yields MECVTETFSNANHSTSGTSLFFSHPSYVAAAVIAVLSCLLGIPTNVLVIVKLSSHLRGSSMTKRLIFNLALSDLLSLFCLVIAGAVFATGPHLAHGLCQLFFFIFLFCITSSSNILMLISVQRYYQILHHAKWQKVARAWQRVLLCGVWILGALLPLPPVLSLTDKNSEDADKTSCRNKMITPQAEVVYVAVAISAQLVVLVFYLKLVRGVRKVQMSDRKKQKINRLFTRILAVSLIDFLPLFARLVAVAAHFKCSNTLSQVSRNLTSIECLYFLNHCLNPLLYFFASRHQLRDREKKRKLFLMALNDSS; encoded by the exons ATGGAATGTGTCACTGAAACCTTCTCTAACGCCAACCACTCCACCTCTGGAACGTCTCTGTTCTTCAGTCATCCGTCGTACGTCGCCGCCGCCGTGATCGCTGTGCTCAGCTGCCTTCTGGGAATCCCGACCAACGTCCTCGTGATCGTGAAACTCAGCAGCCACCTGCGAGGCTCCTCCATGACGAAGCGCCTCATCTTCAACCTGGCTCTGTCGGACCTGCTCTCGCTGTTCTGCTTGGTGATCGCCGGGGCCGTTTTTGCCACCGGGCCCCATTTGGCGCACGGACTGtgtcagcttttctttttcatcttcttATTCTGCATCACCTCCAGCTCCAACATCCTGATGCTGATAAGCGTTCAACGTTACTACCAG ATTCTTCATCATGCCAAGTGGCAAAAAGTGGCCCGAGCATGGCAGCGGGTTTTACTCTGCGGTGTGTGGATACTCGGGGCCCTGCTGCCTCTCCCACCTGTGCTTTCTCTGACGGATAAGAACAGCGAAGACGCCGACAAGACGTCCTGTAGGAACAAAATGATCACACCGCAAGCCGAGGTGGTCTACGTCGCCGTAGCGATATCGGCTCAACTTGTGGTGCTGGTGTTTTACCTAAAGCTTGTGAGAGGCGTCAGGAAGGTTCAGATGTCTGACAGGAAGAAGCAAAAGATCAACAGGCTGTTCACTCGGATCCTTGCCGTCTCTCTAATAGACTTTTTGCCGTTGTTTGCTCGACTTGTGGCCGTTGCCGCCCATTTTAAGTGTTCAAACACGTTGTCCCAAGTCAGCAGGAATCTGACGTCTATCGAgtgtttgtactttttaaacCACTGCCTGAACCCCCTGCTGTATTTCTTTGCTTCTCGGCATCAGctaagagacagagagaaaaagagaaagctcTTCCTCATGGCTCTTAATGACAGTTCTTAA
- the gsap gene encoding gamma-secretase-activating protein isoform X3, with translation MLKLKEQFNLQRDVVFDLLKKEASVCRVKEYSEDVDTRILNIERDGSVLYSWKGATVTTRIGKYDPNTKQNKLLYTFDKQVCVSSCSLNKEETLLAVSLAQNTSGQERLKPISKCLTLLIEIHPINNTKVLKAVDCRVKVQFLHQQTEVKSALESHLLLFAEDGYVDLYHVLLSKHEGYRVVISNPERMSRTAERIVEDFCWAQWDGHTQRLYCLTRKDKFVLRCIQFYPNQSCDSVFELVLKLPANAFHTVRFVSLGFDHYHVEKPEQELVRMQVFTNQNERSMCVCYSHPLTDKQELTYVVVLVHKDCSKRFRVSLGNDALNSGRLHPLFIPIGYYILVYLQGCFLHCINTRQQELLCHSLFLTGQDVNLGAQLQSDALTVMHKDDESGVRLLELASGSIRTAELSPAYLLQILRSDARARCPSGRTDPRRLAALHCLLVFLGDDPKLELKVVEWLCDDMNTFESFDQIQEFILASLFRICYKKSLGLDKVLPYSCLFEKKEVPACLLELPGVLCTTELHIVPDFKGKAARLQGFWAELQWNTERTKCLNAASNPRYRTSHIRADWDKLRSESKASSHVNHLENTKKVLSVVDTWCLDKKLVPLFQEEDHQQRAFIGLTVDKLREHLNRYLPQLGKKKIDSLVVNYVAKLLELIRHMLESAWLKYKLGPHVLCLATKGGPAEWAVFHFMLRILECTQSLCLPLPPDLDNSEANERLKFGVLKRLPKPMEQRIYHMWDHPVSSASISRDYVKTLLEKHSKNKGFVFAGREKPSFRPEFLPLTYLAKMLSDIESQALNPFEEKENVDARFVEESALMQTLIQLGFEEK, from the exons ATGCTAAAGCTGAAGGAACAGTTTAATCTCCAGAGAGACGTGGTGTTTGATCTTCTCAAGAAAGAGGCATCGGTGTGCAGGGTGAAAG AATACTCTGAAGATGTGGACACTCGCATCCTAAACATCGAAAGAGATGGGAGTGTACTTTACTCTTGGAAG GGAGCAACAGTCACCACAAGGATTGGGAAATATGACCCCAACACTAAACAGAACAAG CTCCTCTACACGTTCGACAAACAGGTCTGtgtcagcagctgctctctgaaCAAGGAGGAGACTCTACTAG cGGTCAGCTTGGCACAGAACACCAGTGGACAGGAGCGCCTCAAACCAA TATCAAAGTGTCTGACTCTGCTGATCGAGATTCACCCCATAAACAACACCAAGGTGCTCAAGGCGGTGGACTGCAGAGTCAAAGTGCAG TTCCTCCATCAACAAACCGAGGTGAAATCAGCGCTGGAGAgccatctgctgctgtttgctgaaGATGGAT ATGTGGATCTGTACCACGTGCTTCTGAGCAAACATGAAGGCTACAGAGTG GTGATCTCAAATCCTGAGCGCATGTCCAGGACGGCGGAGAGGATCGTAGAGGACTTCTGCTGGGCCCAGTGGGACGGACACACACAAAGGCTCTATTGCCTCACGCGCAAG GACAAGTTTGTGCTGAGATGCATCCAGTTTTACCCGAACCAAAGCTGTGACTCTGTG TTTGAGCTCGTTTTAAAGTTGCCTGCCAATGCGTTCCACACAGTCAG ATTTGTAAGTTTAGGTTTTGACCACTATCATGTGGAAAAACCTGAGCAGGAGCTCGTTAGGATGCAGGTGTTCACAAACCAAAACG AAA GAAGCATGTGCGTTTGCTACAGCCACCCGCTGACGGACAAACAGGAACTGACCTACGTCGTGGTTTTAGTTCACAAAG ATTGCAGCAAGAGGTTCAGAGTGTCCCTCGGAAACGACGCGCTGAATTCGGGCCGGCTTCATCCGCTCTTCATCCCCATAG GCTACTACATCCTGGTGTATCTGCAGGGGTGTTTCCTGCACTGCATCAACACCAGGCAGCAGGAATTGCTGTGTCACTCCCTCTTCCTAACCG GTCAGGATGTCAACTTAGGCGCGCAGCTTCAGTCAGACGCCCTCACCGTGATGCACAAGGATGATGAAAGCGGTGTTCGCCTTCTGGAGCTGGCAAGTGGGTCGATTCGCACCGCTGAGCTTAGCCCGGCTTACCTGCTGCAGATCCTGAGATCAGACGCGCGTGCCCG GTGTCCCAGCGGTCGGACCGACCCCCGTCGCCTGGCTGCCCTCCACTGCCTGCTGGTTTTCCTGGGAGACGACCCGAAGCTGGAGCTGAAG GTTGTCGAATGGCTGTGTGACGACATGAACACCTTTGAATCCTTCGATCAGATCCAAGAGTTCATTTTAG CGTCTTTGTTTAGAATCTGCTATAAGAAGTCTCTTGGCCTGGATAAAGTCCTACCTTATTcctgtttgtttgaaaaaaag GAAGTCCCAGCCTGCCTGTTGGAGCTCCCTGGTGTTTTGTGTACCACAGAGCTGCACATTGTGCCTGATTTTAAGGGaaag GCCGCGCGGCTCCAAGGTTTCTGGGCAGAGCTGCAGTGGAACACAGAGAGGACGAAATGTTTGAACGCCGCTTCCAACCCAAGATACAGAACCTCACACATCCGGGCCGACTGGGATAAATTG cgGTCCGAGAGCAAAGCCTCCAGCCATGTGAATCACTTGGAGAACACAAAGAA GGTTCTTTCAGTGGTTGACACCTGGTGCCTCG ATAAAAAGCTGGTGCCACTTTTTCAAGAAGAGGACCATCAACAAAGGGCGTTCATCGGCCTG ACAGTCGACAAACTTCGAGAACATCTCAACAGATATCTGCCTCAACTGGGGAAGAAGAAGATCGACTCGCTGGTGGTCAACTATGTAGCCAAGCTG cTGGAGCTCATCAGACACATGCTGGAATCAGCCTGGCTGAAGTACAAACTTGGGCCTCATGTGTTGTGCTT GGCGACGAAGGGCGGCCCGGCCGAGTGGGCCGTATTTCACTTCATGCTTCGGATCCTGGAGTGCACCCAGAGCCTCTGCCTGCCTCTCCCACCTG ATTTGGACAACAGTGAAGCCAACGAGCGACTGAAGTTCGGCGTACTTAAGAGACTTCCCAAG cctATGGAGCAAAGGATCTACCATATGTGGGATCATCCTGTCAGCTCAGCCTCAATCTCCAGAGATTATGTCAAGACGCTGCTGGAGAAACACAGCAAGAATAAG GGATTTGTATTTGCTGGGCGAGAGAAACCCAGCTTCAGACCCGAGTTTCTTCCTCTAACCTATCTGGCAAAAATGCTCTCTGATATCGAGTCACAAG CTCTGAACCCTTTCGAGGAGAAGGAAAACGTGGATGCCAGGTTTGTGGAGGAGTCGGCTCTGATGCAGACGCTGATCCAGCTGGGCTTTGAGGAAAAATGA